A single genomic interval of Hevea brasiliensis isolate MT/VB/25A 57/8 chromosome 4, ASM3005281v1, whole genome shotgun sequence harbors:
- the LOC110658629 gene encoding uncharacterized protein LOC110658629 → MKNIFKERMDPEGHCWKTITPETKEFYWDEFQKYFDWQEVTPLVKEAWRRKAAERYKALMWNVRKGKSKVIVPNSTMQKWKEAWSSPEFKAKSHQFTANHCSEIGGVGAGISRHTGGSVSHATHADRMEAQLGRRPFPYELFHKTHTRKGTSDMVDSRAQSIKDAFLALKEQSSQPQEGCSDPPIVDEVALYYQVVGGEKKNRVYGIGSQASIFYPSSSHGSSSTASYCAQSEAMEEEIQQLHQTIATLKDSLVAMEERDRQRELMLEERYRQREQTLEERMQQMMQNMMAQMMQGTQFTAPTPHATHQDDGREADSVDE, encoded by the exons AAATACTTTGATTGGCAAGAGGTGACTCCACTAGTAAAGGAAGCTTGGAGGCGTAAGGCTGCAGAGCGCTATAAGGCCCTAATGTGGAATGTCAGGAAAGGAAAATCCAAGGTCATCGTGCCTAATAGTACAATGCAAAAATGGAAGGAGGCATGGAGTAGCCCAGAGTTTAAAGCCAAGAGCCATCAATTCACTGCTAACCATTGTAGTGAGATAGGGGGAGTTGGGGCAGGCATCTCTAGACACACAGGGGGTTCAGTTTCACATGCTACTCACGCAGATAGAATG GAAGCCCAGCTTGGCCGAAGACCTTTTCCTTATGAACTTTTCCATAAGACCCACACTAGGAAAGGCACCTCCGATATGGTTGATTCACGAGCGCAATCAATTAAG GATGCATTTTTGGCGCTTAAGGAGCAGTCGTCTCAACCACAAGAGGGGTGCAGTGACCCTCCTATTGTAGATGAGGTCGCACTATATTATCAAGTTGTGGGGGGGGAGAAGAAGAACAGGGTTTATGGCATTGGATCTCAAGCATCAATTTTTTACCCTAGCTCATCACATGGATCATCTTCTACTGCATCCTATTGTGCTCAGTCAGAGGCAATGGAGGAAGAGATTCAACAATTGCATCAGACTATTGCAACGCTCAAGGATAGTTTGGttgcaatggaggagagagatCGACAACGCGAGTTGATGCTAGAGGAGAGATATAGACAACGTGAGCAGACACTGGAGGAGCGCATGCAACAAATGATGCAAAACATGATGGCACAAATGATGCAGGGTACGCAGTTTACAGCCCCAACTCCACATGCGACTCATCAAGATGATGGTAGAGAGGCTGATAGTGTTGATGAGTGA